The following proteins come from a genomic window of Microbacterium sp. JZ31:
- the coaE gene encoding dephospho-CoA kinase codes for MPLIALTGGIASGKSTIARRLAEHGAVVIDADALVRELQQAGQPVLAAIAAEFGDGVLTASGELDRAALGALVFGDPDRLARLNGIVHPAVKAESQRRFREALDADPDALVVYDVPLLAEARGTGEWDRVVVAHAPAEVRIARLAEHRGMSETEARARVANQASDEDRLKLADVVIDTSGTLEETLVQADALWESLRG; via the coding sequence ATGCCACTCATCGCGCTGACGGGCGGGATCGCCTCGGGGAAGTCGACGATCGCCCGGCGTCTGGCCGAGCACGGGGCGGTCGTGATCGACGCCGACGCGCTCGTGCGCGAGCTGCAGCAGGCGGGACAGCCGGTGCTCGCGGCGATCGCGGCCGAGTTCGGGGACGGCGTGCTCACCGCGTCCGGGGAGCTGGATCGCGCCGCCCTCGGGGCGCTCGTGTTCGGAGATCCCGACCGGCTGGCGCGTCTGAACGGCATCGTGCATCCGGCGGTCAAGGCCGAGTCGCAGCGGCGGTTCCGGGAGGCGCTCGACGCGGATCCGGATGCGCTCGTCGTCTACGACGTGCCGCTGCTCGCGGAAGCGCGGGGAACCGGGGAATGGGATCGGGTCGTCGTCGCGCACGCGCCCGCGGAGGTCCGGATCGCCCGCCTCGCGGAGCACCGCGGCATGTCCGAGACCGAGGCGCGGGCGCGCGTGGCGAACCAGGCGTCGGACGAGGACCGCCTGAAGCTCGCGGACGTCGTGATCGACACGTCCGGCACGCTCGAGGAGACGCTCGTGCAGGCGGACGCGCTGTGGGAGTCGCTGAGGGGCTGA
- a CDS encoding VOC family protein, producing MAHGDVTHLEIPVSDLESAKDFYADLFGWDISSPPGFEEYPMWQAPNKISGGALTPREEGFTQPRSVIEVDSIEETLAKVTAGGGRVVQPRAPIDETSWWALFEDPDGNVIGLFEGTMGG from the coding sequence ATGGCACACGGCGACGTCACCCATCTGGAGATCCCGGTCAGCGACCTGGAGAGCGCGAAGGACTTCTACGCCGACCTGTTCGGCTGGGACATTTCGTCGCCGCCCGGCTTCGAGGAGTACCCGATGTGGCAGGCACCCAACAAGATCTCGGGCGGCGCACTGACCCCGCGCGAGGAGGGCTTCACGCAGCCGCGATCGGTGATCGAGGTCGACTCGATCGAGGAGACGCTCGCGAAGGTCACGGCCGGCGGGGGCAGGGTCGTCCAGCCGCGCGCGCCGATCGACGAGACCAGCTGGTGGGCCCTGTTCGAAGACCCCGACGGCAACGTCATCGGCCTGTTCGAGGGCACGATGGGAGGCTGA
- a CDS encoding HAD-IA family hydrolase, whose product MTITLEARAVLLDMDGTLVDSTSVVERLWLEWTEKQGLDPDAVLALIHGRQAKDSMAVLLPERPVEINIAEAREMLARETAETEGVVEIPGAAVLLRALADAPHALVTSADLELARARMTAAGMSVPRVAVTADDVTASKPDPEGFLLAARKLGVEPADCVVFEDSHAGIQAGRAAGMRVIGVGEAAAAHDPTHALRDLRQVSVALTEGRIRLTLQS is encoded by the coding sequence GTGACGATCACTCTCGAGGCCCGCGCGGTGCTGCTGGACATGGACGGGACTCTCGTCGATTCGACGTCGGTCGTCGAGCGGCTGTGGCTGGAGTGGACCGAGAAGCAGGGCCTGGATCCCGATGCGGTGCTCGCGCTCATCCACGGTCGTCAGGCGAAGGACAGCATGGCCGTGCTCCTGCCCGAGCGCCCCGTGGAGATCAACATCGCCGAGGCGCGCGAGATGCTCGCGCGCGAAACGGCCGAGACCGAGGGCGTCGTCGAGATTCCGGGTGCCGCCGTGCTGCTGCGCGCGCTGGCGGATGCGCCTCACGCGCTCGTCACGTCGGCCGACCTCGAACTCGCCCGCGCGCGCATGACCGCCGCCGGGATGTCGGTGCCGCGCGTCGCGGTCACGGCCGACGACGTGACGGCGAGCAAGCCGGATCCGGAGGGCTTCCTGCTCGCGGCACGGAAGCTGGGCGTCGAGCCGGCCGACTGCGTGGTGTTCGAGGACTCCCATGCGGGGATCCAGGCCGGCCGCGCCGCCGGCATGCGGGTGATCGGCGTCGGCGAGGCCGCGGCCGCGCACGACCCGACCCACGCCCTGCGCGACCTGCGCCAGGTCTCGGTGGCGCTCACCGAGGGCCGGATCCGGCTCACCCTTCAGAGCTGA
- a CDS encoding CoA-binding protein, with translation MSEAPGGLVACELPWAKEPAPGRTWTGPNAQDRYDILRRTKSIAIVGASDNPARASYFVSTYLLSSSPYDVYFVNPRATTILGRPAYASLADLPVVPDLVDVFRRHEDLPGVAQEAIDVGAKTLWLQLGSWNEDAAARAEDAGLTVVMDRCVKIEHARFHGGLHLAGFDTGVISSKRQLISR, from the coding sequence ATGAGCGAGGCACCGGGCGGACTGGTGGCGTGCGAGCTTCCGTGGGCCAAGGAGCCGGCCCCCGGCCGCACCTGGACCGGGCCGAACGCACAGGACCGCTACGACATCCTGCGCCGCACGAAGTCGATCGCGATCGTCGGCGCGTCCGACAACCCGGCGCGCGCGAGCTACTTCGTCTCGACGTACCTGCTGTCGAGCTCGCCGTACGACGTGTACTTCGTCAACCCGCGCGCAACGACGATCCTGGGACGCCCCGCCTACGCGTCGCTGGCCGACCTGCCGGTGGTGCCGGACCTCGTCGACGTGTTCCGCCGGCACGAGGACCTGCCGGGCGTCGCGCAGGAGGCGATCGACGTCGGGGCGAAGACCCTGTGGCTGCAGCTCGGCTCGTGGAACGAGGATGCCGCGGCGCGGGCCGAGGACGCCGGTCTCACGGTCGTCATGGACCGGTGCGTGAAGATCGAGCACGCGCGCTTCCACGGCGGTCTGCACCTCGCGGGCTTCGACACGGGCGTGATCAGCTCGAAGCGCCAGCTCATCTCGCGCTGA